Proteins co-encoded in one Candidatus Eisenbacteria bacterium genomic window:
- a CDS encoding SGNH/GDSL hydrolase family protein: protein MKRSGWGSSGALELGLRVAGFEYHAPEVVVGAGQGLNRFDPRWLWEPRPGATADRCGNTINADGYRGAPHPRTPPPGVLRIATIGDSSTFGLGVCTPQTYAMQLERHLPRSKVLNFGVIGFTALQGSRLLEGRVLAYQPRVLVAAFGAVNEAIPALDMDVETRLARAASVQPWAMRLRDLRIMQLAERWILPPLPLPGPEDVVPKGVDSAPNETVDSFARALRAIVETSRAHGAEAVLVVPPRRGDYEAKWATFPAYDAAVRGAAAATGAPLADVHDAFRSDPRGDDVLFVDAVHPSAAGHELYARVVADAVRKALLAVAGGTRRGAVASASSAGRIASASSATTAPSRSPWISYATTISWLPGGTRSAWKKPPAGTSAAGRPSSVASQPPR from the coding sequence GTGAAGCGATCGGGCTGGGGCTCCTCCGGCGCTCTCGAGCTGGGCCTGCGGGTCGCCGGCTTCGAGTACCACGCGCCCGAAGTCGTGGTCGGCGCCGGGCAGGGTCTCAACCGCTTCGACCCGCGCTGGCTCTGGGAGCCGCGTCCAGGGGCGACGGCCGACCGCTGCGGCAACACGATCAACGCCGACGGCTACCGCGGCGCACCGCATCCCCGCACGCCGCCGCCAGGGGTGCTGCGCATCGCGACGATCGGGGACTCGAGCACGTTCGGTCTCGGCGTGTGCACGCCCCAGACGTATGCCATGCAGCTCGAGCGACACCTCCCGCGCAGCAAGGTCCTGAACTTCGGCGTGATCGGCTTCACGGCGCTGCAGGGATCGCGGCTGCTGGAGGGGCGGGTGCTCGCCTACCAGCCGCGGGTCCTCGTGGCAGCGTTCGGCGCCGTCAACGAGGCGATCCCCGCGCTCGACATGGACGTGGAGACGCGCCTCGCGCGTGCGGCCAGCGTCCAACCGTGGGCGATGCGCCTGCGCGACCTGCGCATCATGCAGCTCGCCGAGCGATGGATCCTGCCGCCCTTGCCGCTTCCGGGGCCGGAGGACGTCGTCCCGAAGGGCGTCGACTCGGCGCCGAACGAGACCGTCGACAGCTTCGCCCGCGCCCTGCGGGCGATCGTCGAGACGAGCCGCGCCCACGGCGCGGAAGCCGTGCTCGTGGTTCCGCCGCGCCGCGGCGACTACGAGGCGAAGTGGGCCACGTTCCCGGCCTACGATGCAGCCGTGCGCGGCGCGGCCGCCGCCACGGGCGCACCGCTTGCCGACGTCCACGACGCCTTCCGGAGCGACCCGCGCGGCGACGATGTCCTGTTCGTCGACGCCGTGCATCCGAGCGCGGCCGGGCACGAGCTCTATGCGCGGGTGGTGGCCGATGCGGTCCGGAAGGCGCTGCTCGCCGTAGCGGGTGGTACGCGACGAGGCGCCGTCGCGAGCGCGAGCAGCGCCGGCAGGATCGCGAGCGCGAGCAGCGCGACCACGGCGCCCTCGCGCAGCCCCTGGATCTCGTACGCGACCACGATCTCGTGGTTGCCGGGCGGAACGAGGAGCGCCTGGAAGAAGCCGCCTGCGGGGACGAGCGCGGCGGGGCGACCATCGAGCGTGGCTTCCCAGCCGCCCCGATGA